The Zingiber officinale cultivar Zhangliang chromosome 9A, Zo_v1.1, whole genome shotgun sequence genome window below encodes:
- the LOC122018928 gene encoding DNA-repair protein XRCC1-like — MSNARSDRDDDHAVKEKRILPPGVSSRDTKDKSYGKALVDASIGELNNVKRSNNSYPPETSQNRKDFSNLLEGVVFALSGFVNPERAAIRSQALEMGAKYRPDWTSDCTILVCAFSNTPKFRQVKSDGATIVSKEWIFESYIHKRLVDIEPYLMHVGKPWRNNSKQFDTNQDQNVAQHEESLTQSRKSDMKFSRSKRHVETTDVDGQFSPSKIKKWAIDDLHKTMSWLESQDEKPDESEIKSIAAEGIITCLQDAIDSLSQGHDVRLASEQWKFVPHVVKELVELEEKSSKKPPTSKKVLHELALKCKEIYEGELLLVDDTKIKQQKIFHAVEGEPADDPGADSDDTIEMTEEEIELAYRQFSESCE; from the exons ATGTCCAATGCACGCTCAGACCGCGATGATGATCATGCTGTGAAAGAAAAGAGAATCCTTCCTCCTGGGGTCAGTTCTAGAGACACAAAAGACAAGTCATATGGAAAAGCTTTGGTTGATGCTTCTATAGGGGAATTAAATAATGTAAAAAGAAGCAACAATTCTTACCCACCTGAAACGTCTCAAAATAGGAAGGATTTTTCAAACTTGCTG GAAGGTGTAGTATTCGCACTGTCTGGGTTTGTTAACCCTGAAAGGGCTGCAATACGATCTCAGGCACTAGAGATGGGGGCAAAATACCGACCAGATTGGACCTCAGATTGTACAATTCTAGTGTGTGCATTTTCGAATACTCCTAAATTTAGACAAGTCAAATCTGATGGTGCTACGATCGTGTCAAAG GAATGGATATTTGAGTCCTACATCCACAAAAGGCTTGTTGACATTGAACCTTACCTTATGCATGTTGGGAAACCATGGCGAAACAATAGCAAGCAGTTTGATACCAATCAAG ATCAGAACGTTGCCCAACATGAAGAATCTCTAACACAATCTCGGAAATCAGATATGAAGTTTAGCAGATCCAAAAGACATGTG GAAACTACTGATGTTGATGGTCAATTTTCTCCTTCCAAGATAAAAAAATGGGCAATAGATGATTTGCATAAGACAATGTCATGGTTGGAGAGTCAAGATGAAAAA CCAGATGAGAGTGAAATCAAAAGTATAGCTGCAGAAGGAATTATTACTTGTCTTCAAGATGCAATTGATTCTCTCAGTCAAGGTCAT GATGTTCGGCTTGCTAGTGAGCAATGGAAGTTCGTTCCTCATGTTGTTAAAGAACTGGTGGAACTTGAGGAGAAAAGCAGTAAAAAACCACCAACTTCGAAGAAAGTGCTGCATGAGTTAGCTTTAAAGTGCAAGGAGATTTATGAAGGCGagcttttgcttgtagatgacactaaaataaaacaacagaAGATTTTTCATGCTGTGGAGGGAGAACCTGCGGATGATCCTGGGGCGGACAGTGATGACACAATTGAAATGACAGAAGAAGAAATTGAGCTTGCATACAGACAATTTTCTGAGAGCTGTGAATG A